The nucleotide sequence ATCGAGCGACGTGATGCCGAGCGGCTTGGTGCTGGGGTGTCCTGCCATGCGGCGCCTCCTGGGAACTGAGAACCTGCGGATCGTACGCCAGTCGCGCGCAAGCAACGGGCGCCCACAAAAAAGCCCAAGTGCCAAAGGCAACTCGGGCTATTTGCATGTTCGCGAACGGCTGCGAACAAAGACTCTCTGGCGGAGCAGGCGGGATTCGAACCCGCGGAGGGCTATTAACCCTCACACGCTTTCCAGGCGTGCGACTTAAACCGCTCATCCACCGCTCCGAAGCCCGCGATTGTAGCAGTCGCCGGGCCCGTTTCCGGAAAGCCTCAGGCCGTGGGACCCGAGGATTTGCCGGCCTGCACCATGCGCATGGCCGAGGCGATCAATGCCGCGGTCTCGGTCATGTTGCTCGGCACGATCAGCGTGGTCTTGGAATCGGCCGCGACCTTGCCGTAGGCATCGACCGCGCGTTCGGCGACCTTGAGCTGCACCGCCTGCTCGCCGCCCGGTTGCTGGATGGCAGCGGCCACGCGCTCGATGGCGTCGGCCGTCGCCGTGGCCACCGCGGTGATCGCGGCCGCCTCGCCCTGGGCGTTGTTGATCTGGGCCTGCTTCTCGCCCTCGGAGCGCGCGATGAAGGCCTCGCGTTCGCCGGTGGCGATGTTGATCTGCTCCTGGCGCCGGCCCTCGGAGGCCGCGATCAGCGCGCGCTTCTCGCGTTCGGCCGTGATCTGGCGCTGCATGGCCTGCAGGATTTCCTTCGGCGGCGTCAGGTCCTTGATCTCGTAGCGCAGCACCTTCACGCCCCAGTTGAGCGCCGCCTCGTCGATGGCCGCGACCACCTGGGCATTGATGACGTCGCGCTCCTCGAAGGTCTTGTCGAGCTCCAGCTTGCCGATCACGCTGCGCAGCGAGGTCTGGGCGAGCTGGGTCACGGCCACGATGTAGTTCGACGAGCCGTAGCTCGCGCGCATCGGGTCGGTGACCTGGAAGTAGAGGATGCCGTCGACCTGCAGCTGCGTGTTGTCGCGCGTGATGCAGATCTGGCTCGGCACGTCGAGCGGGATTTCCTTCAGGCTGTGCTTGTAGGCCACGCGGTCGATGAAGGGGATCAGGAAGTTGGGGCCGGGCGTCATGGTGCCGTGGTACTTGCCCAGGCGCTCGCGCACCCAGGCGTTCTGCTGCGGCACGAACTTCACCGACTGGCTGATGAAGATGATCGCGATGACCAGGATGATGATGGGGACCGAATATTCCATGACTCTGTACCTTTCCTCTTTCGTTCTCGGGTTCTAGCTAGACCTTGTCGACCACCAGCCGGCTGCCGACGACCTCGACCACGCGGTGTTCGCCGGTGGAGGGCGCATGGCCCGCGCGCTGCACGACGGTCCACTGCGCGCCGCGGTAGCGCACGGTGGCGGTGCCGTCGGGGTTCCAGGCCTCGACCTGCACGCTCTCGCCGATGTCGAGATTGAGGTCGCGGTTGGCTTCGGTGGGTGGGGGCGGCGGACGCTTGCGCTGGATCGAGTACCAGGTCAGCACCGCCACCACGCCGACGACGGCGGCCACCAGCAACTGCGTGACGGTACCGAAGCCCAGGTGGGCGGAGATCGCCGCGGCGGCGAACCCGCCGGCCAGCAGCAGCAGGTAGACCGTGCCGGACAGGAGTTCGACCACGATTGCCGCGCCAGCGATCAACCACCAGATCGTGGAATTCGCCATGACATCTCCTCTGTGTTTTGTTTCAGGCGACGCCATTCTGAGGCATGCGCTCGCGAGGCCCCGGACTCGCCTGCACTTTGTGGGGGCTCCCCGGCGCGGCGGCGAAAAGCATGTCGCGACGGCATTCGGCGGACATTCGGCGGGCATTCGGCGCGTGGGCGAATTCTTCATCTGAATTCCGTACACTTCGCGCCTCATTGCCTGTCCGGAGCTCCGCCCCATGAAATTCCGCTTTCCCATCGTCATCATCGACGAGGACTTCCGCTCCGAGAACACCTCGGGCCTCGGTATCCGCGCGCTCGCGCAGGCCATCGAGACGGAAGGCTTCGAGGTGCTGGGCGTCACGAGCTACGGCGACCTGAGCCAGTTCGCTCAGCAGCAAAGCCGTGCCAGCGCCTTCATCCTGTCGATCGACGACGAGGAATTCACGGTCGGTCCCGACCTGGATCCGGCGGTGCTGAACCTGCGCAATTTCATCGGCGAAGTGCGGCGCAAGAACGCCGACGTGCCGATCTACATCTACGGCGAGACCAAGACTTCGCGCCACATCCCGAACGACATCCTGCGCGAGCTGCACGGCTTCATCCACATGTTCGAGGACACCCCCGAATTCGTGGCGCGCCACATCATCCGCGAGGCCAAGAGCTACCTCGAGAGCGTGCAGCCGCCGTTCTTCAAGGCGCTGATCGATTACGCGGAGGACGGTTCCTACTCGTGGCACTGCCCGGGCCACTCGGGCGGCGTCGCCTTCCTCAAGAGCCCGGTGGGCCAGATGTTCCACCAGTTCTTCGGCGAGAACATGCTGCGTGCCGACGTCTGCAACGCGGTGGAGGAACTGGGCCAGCTGCTCGACCACACCGGCCCGGTGGCGGCCAGCGAGCGCAACGCGGCGCGCATCTTCAATGCCGACCACTGCTTCTTCGTGACCAACGGCACCAGCACCAGCAACAAGATGGTGTGGCACCACACGGTGGCGCCCGACGACGTGGTGGTGGTGGACCGCAACTGCCACAAGTCGATCCTGCACGCGATCATCATGACGGGCGCGATCCCCGTGTTCATGAAGCCCACGCGCAACCACTTCGGCATCATCGGCCCGATCCCCAAGAGCGAGTTCGAGCCCGAGGCGATCAAGGCCAAGATCAAGGCCAACCCGCTGCTGTCCGACGTCGACGCCAACAAGGTCAAGCCGCGCGTGATGACGCTCACGCAGTCGACCTACGACGGCGTGATCTACAACACCGAGACCATCAAGAACACGCTCGACGGCTACGTCGACACGCTGCACTTCGACGAAGCCTGGCTGCCGCACGCCGCCTTCCACCCGTTCTACGGCTCCTACCACGCGATGGGCAAGCGCCGCGTGCGGCCGAAGGAGTCGCTGGTGTTCGCGACCCAGTCCACGCACAAGCTGCTGGCCGGCATCAGCCAGGCCAGCCACGTGCTGGTGCAGGACTCGCAGAACCGCCAGCTCGACCGCGACCTGTTCAACGAGGCCTACCTGATGCACTCGTCGACCAGCCCGCAGTACGCGATCATCGCAAGCTGCGACGTGGCCGCCGCGATGATGGAGCCGCCCGGCGGCACCGCGCTGGTGGAGGAGAGCATCCTCGAGGCGCTCGACTTCCGCCGCGCCATGCGCAAGGTCGAGGAGGAGTTCGGCAAGGACGAGTGGTGGTTCAAGGTCTGGGGCCCCGAGAAGCTCGTGGACGAGGGCATCGGCGTCCCCGACGACTGGATCATGCACGGCGAGAAGAACGGCAAGAGCCGCTCGAAGAAGTCGCCGCGCAACTGGCACGGCTTCGGCGAACTGGTCGACGGCTTCAACATGCTCGACCCGATCAAGTCGACCATCGTGACGCCGGGCCTGGACCTCGAGGGGAACTTCGCCGAGAGCGGCATTCCCGCCAGCGTGGTGACCAAGTTCCTGGCCGAGCACGGCGTGATCGTCGAGAAGACCGGGCTCTACAGCTTCTTCATCATGTTCACCATCGGCATTACCAAGGGCCGCTGGAACACGCTGCTGACGGCGCTGCAGCAGTTCAAGGACGACTACGCGCGCAACCAGCCGATGTGGCGGATCATGCCGGAGTTCTGCCAGCAGCATTCGGGCTACGAGCGCCTCGGCCTGCGCGACCTGTGCCAGCACATCCACCAGCTCTACGCGCGCTACGACGTGGCCCGCCTGACGACCGAGATGTACCTGAGCGACCTCACGCCGGCGATGAAGCCCAGCGACGCGTTCGCGCACATCGCGCACCGCAAGACCGAGCGCGTGGAGATCGACGAGCTCGAGGGGCGCATCACCACCAGCCTGATCACGCCGTACCCGCCGGGCATTCCGCTCTTGATCCCGGGCGAGGTCTTCAACAAGAAGATCGTCGACTACCTGAAGTTCTCGCGCGAGTTCAACACGCAGTGCCCGGGCTTCGAGACCGATATCCACGGCCTGGTGGCGCGCGTCGACGAGACGGGCAAGAAGCGCTACTACGCCGACTGCGTGCGAAAGAGCGCCTGAGCGCCGCGGCGCGAAGCGGGCAGGGTGGGCAGGGTGGGCAGGGTGTGGGGGGCGGCTCAGCCGTCCTCGCGCACGCGCATGAAGCGTGCGAAGCGCGGCAGCCCGCCGGCCGTGAGCCCGTTGTAGCGGTAGGTGACCCAGCTGCCGATCGCGGGCGGCTGTTCGCGCTCGGCATCGCTCAGGCCGGTGCCCAGCTTGAAGCGCTGGCCACCGGGCATTTCGACGAGCAGCGCGCCAAGCCGATGGGCGTGTTTGCCCTTGCCCGGCACGTGGCCGACCACGCGGGCTTCGGCATCGTCATGGGTCTTGACCTTGAGCAGGTCGTTGTTGCGCTCGGCGCGGTAGAGCGAGGCGCCGCGGTGCAGCATCAGGCCTTCGCCGCCCATCTTCACGGTCTTGTCGAGCAGCGCCTGCAGCGCCTCGGCCGTGGTCGCGCGCTCCTGCGGCACCGCGACCACCCAGGGCGCGTCGGTGATCGGCAGCAGCCGGCGCAGCACGCCGAGGCGGGCCGTGAAGTCGCCGCCCTGGGCCGGCAGGTCGAACACCATGAACTTCATCTCGTGCCAGGCGACGTCGTTGGGCGTCTGGCTGCGCACCGTCGACACCGCATGCGCGAAGCGCCCGCGGCCGGCCCACAGTTCGCCGTCGAGCGGCTGCCTGGGCAGCGCGGCGGTGAACCAGGCCGGCGCCAGGATGCGTTCGCCGCCGCGCGTGAAGAGCTGGCGCCCGTCCCAGTACGCGCGCACGCCGTCGTACTTCTCGCTGACCCAGTAGTCGGCCAGCGACATGCCCGGCTTGTAGACCTCGGCCAGCATCAGCGCGGGCGCGCCGGCGTGCGCCGGCAAGGCCAGCGCGAAGCTCAGGGTGGCGAGCAGCAGGGAGCGTCGATGGAGCACGGGTGCTATGAAATGAGTAGCTGGAAACGACCGATGGATGCCCATTTGAGGCCGAAGTTCCATGGCGAGGCAAGCGCTGCGCGACCGGCGCGCATCGCCGTCCGACGGGCGCGAGAACGCGCCCGGGGGCCGTGGTGTCGCTTACTCGGCCATGCCGCCGACGACGTTGCTGAAGCCGCCGTCGACGTAGGTGATCTCGGCCGTCACGCCGCTGGCGAGGTCGCTCAGCAGGAAGGCCGCCACGTTGCCGACTTCCTCGATCGTCACGTTGCGACGGATCGGCGAGGCTTCGGCGACGGCGCCGAGCATCTTGCCGAAGCCCTTGATGCCGCTGGCCGCGAGCGTCTTGATCGGGCCGGCGCTGATGCCGTTGACGCGCACGCCCTTCGGGCCCAGCGAGGCCGCCGTGTAGCGCACCGAGGCCTCGAGCGAGGCCTTGGCCAGGCCCATGGTGTTGTAGTTGGGCAGCGCGCGCTCGGCGCCCAGGTAGGTCAGCGTGAGCAGGGCCGACTTGTCGTTGAGGTAGGGCTGGGCCGCCTTGGCCATCGCCGGGAAGCTGTAGGCGCTGATGTCGTGCGCGATGCGGAAGCCCTCGCGCGACAGGCCCTCGAGGAAGTCGCCCGCGATCGCCTCGCGCGGCGCGAAGCCGATGCTGTGCACGAAGCCGTCGAACTTCGGCCAGACCTGCGACAGGTCGGCGAACAGCTGCTCGATCTGGGCGTCGTCGCCGACGTCGCAGTCGAAGATCAGCTTCGAACCGAAGTCGGCCGCGAACTCGGTGATGCGGTCCTTGAAGCGCTCGCCGACGTAGCTGAAGGCGAGCTCGGCACCCTGTTCGTGGCAGGCCTTGGCGATGCCGTAGGCGATCGAGCGGTTGCTCAGCACGCCGGTGATCAGGAGTTTTTTGCCGGAAAGAAAGCCCATGGAGTTGCCTCGTGAAAATCTCGGGGCAGAATTCTCGCATGCGAGGTTGGCTGCTCTGGTTCGGTTTGGCGCTCTCGGCGGCCCCTTCGTGGGCCGCCCATGCGTACGCGCAATTCGGCGACATCAAGTACGCGCCGGGTTTCACGCACTTCGACTACGTGAATCCCAACGCCCCCAAGGGCGGTGAATTCAGGCTGGTGCCGCCGACCCGGCCCACCAATTTCGACAAGTTCAATCCGTTCACGCTCAAGGGCACCGGGCCCTCGGGCCTCGGCCAGCTGATGTTCGAGAGCCTGATGACCGGCAACTCCGAGGAGCCGACCACCGCCTACGGCCTGCTGGCCGAAGACATCGAGGTGGCGCCCGACCGGCTCTCGGCCACCTTCAGGCTCAACCCCAAGGCCCGCTTCAACGACGGCTCGCCGGTGCTGGCGGCCGACGTGGTCCATTCGTTCCAGACCCTGATCGGCCCGCTCGCGGCGCCGCAGTTCAAGACCATCTATGCCGAGGTCAAGAAGGCAAGCGCGCTCGGCGAGCGCACGGTGCGCTTCGACTTCGCGAGCCCGAACCGCGAGCTGCCGCTGGTGGTCGGCAGCATGGCGGTGTTCAGCCGCAAATGGGGCGGTGGCAAGCCCTTCGACCAGATCGTGACCGAGGTGCCGATCGCC is from Variovorax paradoxus and encodes:
- a CDS encoding DNA ligase, coding for MLHRRSLLLATLSFALALPAHAGAPALMLAEVYKPGMSLADYWVSEKYDGVRAYWDGRQLFTRGGERILAPAWFTAALPRQPLDGELWAGRGRFAHAVSTVRSQTPNDVAWHEMKFMVFDLPAQGGDFTARLGVLRRLLPITDAPWVVAVPQERATTAEALQALLDKTVKMGGEGLMLHRGASLYRAERNNDLLKVKTHDDAEARVVGHVPGKGKHAHRLGALLVEMPGGQRFKLGTGLSDAEREQPPAIGSWVTYRYNGLTAGGLPRFARFMRVREDG
- a CDS encoding NfeD family protein — encoded protein: MANSTIWWLIAGAAIVVELLSGTVYLLLLAGGFAAAAISAHLGFGTVTQLLVAAVVGVVAVLTWYSIQRKRPPPPPTEANRDLNLDIGESVQVEAWNPDGTATVRYRGAQWTVVQRAGHAPSTGEHRVVEVVGSRLVVDKV
- a CDS encoding paraslipin codes for the protein MEYSVPIIILVIAIIFISQSVKFVPQQNAWVRERLGKYHGTMTPGPNFLIPFIDRVAYKHSLKEIPLDVPSQICITRDNTQLQVDGILYFQVTDPMRASYGSSNYIVAVTQLAQTSLRSVIGKLELDKTFEERDVINAQVVAAIDEAALNWGVKVLRYEIKDLTPPKEILQAMQRQITAEREKRALIAASEGRRQEQINIATGEREAFIARSEGEKQAQINNAQGEAAAITAVATATADAIERVAAAIQQPGGEQAVQLKVAERAVDAYGKVAADSKTTLIVPSNMTETAALIASAMRMVQAGKSSGPTA
- the fabI gene encoding enoyl-ACP reductase FabI gives rise to the protein MGFLSGKKLLITGVLSNRSIAYGIAKACHEQGAELAFSYVGERFKDRITEFAADFGSKLIFDCDVGDDAQIEQLFADLSQVWPKFDGFVHSIGFAPREAIAGDFLEGLSREGFRIAHDISAYSFPAMAKAAQPYLNDKSALLTLTYLGAERALPNYNTMGLAKASLEASVRYTAASLGPKGVRVNGISAGPIKTLAASGIKGFGKMLGAVAEASPIRRNVTIEEVGNVAAFLLSDLASGVTAEITYVDGGFSNVVGGMAE
- a CDS encoding arginine/lysine/ornithine decarboxylase, encoding MKFRFPIVIIDEDFRSENTSGLGIRALAQAIETEGFEVLGVTSYGDLSQFAQQQSRASAFILSIDDEEFTVGPDLDPAVLNLRNFIGEVRRKNADVPIYIYGETKTSRHIPNDILRELHGFIHMFEDTPEFVARHIIREAKSYLESVQPPFFKALIDYAEDGSYSWHCPGHSGGVAFLKSPVGQMFHQFFGENMLRADVCNAVEELGQLLDHTGPVAASERNAARIFNADHCFFVTNGTSTSNKMVWHHTVAPDDVVVVDRNCHKSILHAIIMTGAIPVFMKPTRNHFGIIGPIPKSEFEPEAIKAKIKANPLLSDVDANKVKPRVMTLTQSTYDGVIYNTETIKNTLDGYVDTLHFDEAWLPHAAFHPFYGSYHAMGKRRVRPKESLVFATQSTHKLLAGISQASHVLVQDSQNRQLDRDLFNEAYLMHSSTSPQYAIIASCDVAAAMMEPPGGTALVEESILEALDFRRAMRKVEEEFGKDEWWFKVWGPEKLVDEGIGVPDDWIMHGEKNGKSRSKKSPRNWHGFGELVDGFNMLDPIKSTIVTPGLDLEGNFAESGIPASVVTKFLAEHGVIVEKTGLYSFFIMFTIGITKGRWNTLLTALQQFKDDYARNQPMWRIMPEFCQQHSGYERLGLRDLCQHIHQLYARYDVARLTTEMYLSDLTPAMKPSDAFAHIAHRKTERVEIDELEGRITTSLITPYPPGIPLLIPGEVFNKKIVDYLKFSREFNTQCPGFETDIHGLVARVDETGKKRYYADCVRKSA